In the genome of Candidatus Palauibacter australiensis, one region contains:
- a CDS encoding PH domain-containing protein, which produces MGTEGRGPAASATPQLEVPGDFFNVEIPLDALPGAENVDWTPLHHRFARRLQVGATIRAVVYVLGAGGFQMAVSPRNRAAIAESVPWLPALLWTALGAFCVCSIVWPLIAVPRRGYVVREKDLLYKSGVLWRSVKAFPFNRVQHTKLHSTPLDRRFGLASLSVFPAGGGLGNRVRGLGRETAERLRVYISERIESGAPAADSDERFETAGDTGR; this is translated from the coding sequence ATGGGCACTGAGGGCCGCGGGCCAGCCGCGTCGGCGACCCCGCAACTCGAAGTACCCGGCGACTTCTTCAACGTCGAAATACCGCTCGACGCACTGCCCGGCGCCGAGAACGTCGACTGGACGCCGCTTCACCACCGTTTCGCGAGGCGCCTCCAGGTCGGGGCGACCATCCGGGCCGTCGTCTACGTCCTGGGGGCCGGAGGGTTCCAGATGGCGGTATCCCCTCGCAACCGGGCCGCCATCGCGGAGTCCGTGCCGTGGCTGCCGGCCCTCCTGTGGACGGCCCTGGGGGCCTTCTGCGTGTGCTCCATCGTATGGCCGCTCATCGCCGTCCCGCGTCGGGGGTATGTCGTCCGCGAGAAGGACCTCCTGTACAAGTCCGGCGTCCTGTGGCGCTCCGTGAAGGCGTTCCCCTTCAACCGCGTGCAGCACACCAAGCTCCACAGCACGCCGCTGGACCGCCGGTTCGGGCTGGCCAGCCTGTCGGTCTTTCCGGCGGGGGGCGGCCTCGGCAACCGTGTCCGCGGTTTGGGACGGGAGACCGCCGAGCGGCTGCGCGTCTACATCTCGGAACGAATAGAATCCGGGGCGCCCGCCGCGGATTCCGACGAACGCTTCGAAACCGCGGGGGACACCGGCCGGTGA